The following are from one region of the Stigmatella ashevillena genome:
- a CDS encoding exonuclease SbcCD subunit D C-terminal domain-containing protein has product MRLLHTSDWHLGHTLYDVSREAEHAAFLDWLLDTLEAQAVDALLVAGDVFDTANPSAEAQAAWFRFIARARERLPHLDIVVIGGNHDSAARLDAPDPLFAALNVRVVGGLPWGPESLDFERLLVPLHDARGQVQAWVAAVPYLRPADLPLISTEGDRLIEGVREVYGLTLEAARRRKQPGQALVAMGHCYMVGTEVSQLSERRILGGNQHALPVDLFPEDVAYAALGHLHKAQRVGGREAVRYSGSPLPLSLSEAGYRNQVLLVELEGETLGSVRSLPVPRTVDMWRVPERNEATLEEVLVQLVALPPAEGGEAERAWPYLEVCVSLPRPEPALRRKVEEALVGKAARLVKLTPAYTGTGVALADVQPGISLRERTPEEVFKARYARDYKEVLAPHLLEAFHTLLTQVEEDAS; this is encoded by the coding sequence ATGCGTCTGCTGCACACGTCGGACTGGCACCTCGGGCACACGCTGTACGACGTCTCCCGGGAAGCGGAGCATGCCGCCTTCCTGGACTGGCTCTTGGACACGCTGGAGGCCCAGGCTGTCGATGCGCTCCTGGTGGCCGGGGATGTCTTCGACACCGCCAATCCCAGCGCCGAAGCCCAGGCGGCCTGGTTCCGGTTCATCGCCCGCGCCCGGGAGCGGCTGCCCCACCTGGACATCGTCGTCATTGGCGGAAACCATGACTCGGCGGCGCGCTTGGACGCGCCGGATCCCCTCTTCGCCGCCCTGAACGTGCGCGTGGTGGGCGGATTGCCCTGGGGGCCGGAGTCGCTGGACTTCGAGCGGTTGCTCGTTCCGCTGCACGACGCACGGGGACAGGTTCAGGCCTGGGTGGCGGCGGTGCCGTACCTGCGGCCCGCGGATCTTCCGCTGATCTCCACGGAAGGGGATCGGCTCATCGAGGGCGTGCGCGAGGTGTATGGCCTGACGCTGGAAGCAGCCCGTCGGCGCAAGCAGCCGGGACAGGCCCTCGTGGCCATGGGGCACTGCTACATGGTGGGGACAGAGGTGTCCCAGCTCAGCGAGCGGAGGATTCTCGGGGGCAACCAGCATGCGCTTCCCGTGGATCTCTTCCCCGAGGACGTGGCCTATGCCGCCCTGGGCCACCTGCACAAGGCCCAGCGCGTGGGAGGGCGCGAGGCCGTGCGCTACAGCGGCTCGCCCCTGCCGTTGTCGCTGAGCGAGGCGGGTTACCGGAATCAGGTGCTCCTGGTGGAACTGGAGGGGGAGACGCTCGGCTCGGTGCGTTCGCTTCCCGTGCCTCGGACCGTGGACATGTGGCGCGTGCCCGAGCGCAACGAGGCCACCTTGGAGGAGGTGCTGGTCCAGTTGGTGGCGCTGCCCCCGGCGGAGGGGGGGGAGGCGGAGCGCGCGTGGCCCTACCTGGAGGTCTGTGTGTCGCTTCCCCGGCCCGAGCCCGCGCTGCGGCGCAAGGTGGAGGAGGCGCTGGTGGGCAAGGCGGCGCGGCTGGTCAAGCTGACGCCCGCCTATACCGGCACGGGCGTGGCGCTGGCGGATGTCCAGCCGGGCATCTCCCTGCGCGAGCGCACCCCTGAGGAGGTCTTCAAGGCCCGCTACGCCCGCGACTACAAAGAGGTCCTGGCGCCCCACCTGCTGGAGGCTTTCCATACGCTGCTGACCCAGGTGGAGGAGGACGCGTCATGA
- a CDS encoding AAA family ATPase, whose translation MKILAIRGRNLTSLAGDFALALDEPPLDKLGLFAITGATGAGKSTLLDALCLALFDRIPRFGERGGVPVGRSGEEEERLFSHDVRSVLRRGTAEGFAEVDFQGRDGKRYRARWSVRRARSKAEGRLQFQEMSLIEVASEQRFGSKKTEVLSAIEQKLGLSFDQFRRSALLAQGEFAAFLRADANERAELLERMTGTEIYSRLSIAAHERHKTEQVELERMSQGLAAISRLSDEERAAAQSALVVEETTRAQRERELRDASAAMDWYAERGRLVASEHEASETLARAEKEVEAAAPREALLARVRAAEAFRAPVLSADAAGRVLAEASGVQASRAAEAEKILRAVEGRQDELRQAELARSAAMTDEATLAPTLIEAARLDAQLVMERRDSHEASQRAESSRADEARQRAALVDLSKQEETARGAAEAARTWLSSQPRLEAISKEWPRWEAELLRYERAVGSEREARLVATQKSTEVKGLREATEQRRQGRDAHLASLELAQATAVQAEAAVGEDAGAARRALRESLLVRQEMLRSLGTARAGVVSEAVAEREAFTEVEGARREAEAAKAEARDAAARRGGLEASWTEARRALTQAQSAQGFASHRAALKEGEACPLCGAKEHPYGRAEAALDGLVVAASARVETLESERARTERVEAAALAREQGARAREAQAESRRNAIGLRLVGHRDGWAAARARLEAPLPPEVPEHEAASAWLDGALKEVLARLASVRADEEVAEQRARAAKEARAALESWRAKLEAAGEALRRAEEALTEAERGLQQAEREAAQAAQSRRQAIVDLEPAFTGWGDWEARLAEDPSRFRKRGSEQVAKWHAHQDALKAAQEREAEGRQARAAAEAKAETLRSVAEGHAAAEQRAAEALQRTQAERAKVLNGRPTEEVRARLRAAVDAATGAFEKAREQAEAAAREAAVAKARAEEAVKARASAAEAHAQAQASLDGLLQGQGLALDEVRASLARGAAWCEAEARALEECRKAHERARTVLDERRGWRARHEASASPALPEPEVGAVLEQARTQVEAHRANAARWKARLDQDHEARERHGAQERVLEERRRAAGVWKTLHELIGSADGKKFKVFAQSLTLDALLLHANAHLQELARRYRLMRVPGHDLDLQVVDQDMGDEVRAVASLSGGESFLVSLALALGLASLSSETAQVETLFIDEGFGTLDPQTLEVALATLDALQATGRQVGIISHVSGLAERIGVQVRVVKQGGGRSRLVVEADLGLGALPTVKSGQRVA comes from the coding sequence ATGAAGATCCTCGCCATCCGGGGACGCAACCTGACGAGCCTCGCCGGGGACTTCGCGCTGGCGCTGGATGAGCCGCCCTTGGACAAGCTGGGCCTGTTCGCCATCACTGGCGCCACGGGCGCGGGCAAGAGCACGCTGCTGGACGCGCTGTGTCTGGCGCTCTTTGACCGGATCCCGAGGTTCGGTGAACGCGGCGGCGTGCCCGTGGGGCGCTCGGGGGAAGAGGAAGAGCGGCTGTTCTCTCACGATGTGCGCAGTGTGCTGCGGCGGGGAACGGCCGAGGGTTTCGCCGAGGTGGACTTCCAAGGCCGGGACGGCAAGCGCTACCGGGCGCGGTGGTCCGTGCGGCGTGCTCGGAGCAAGGCCGAGGGACGTCTCCAATTCCAGGAGATGAGCCTCATCGAAGTGGCCTCCGAGCAGCGCTTTGGGAGCAAGAAGACCGAGGTGCTGTCGGCCATCGAGCAGAAGCTCGGGCTGTCCTTTGATCAGTTCCGCCGCTCCGCGCTGCTGGCCCAGGGGGAGTTCGCTGCCTTCCTGCGCGCGGATGCCAACGAGCGCGCGGAATTGCTGGAGCGGATGACGGGCACGGAGATCTACAGCCGTCTGTCCATCGCCGCGCACGAGCGCCACAAGACGGAGCAGGTCGAGCTGGAGCGGATGTCGCAGGGGCTCGCGGCCATCTCCCGGTTGTCGGATGAGGAGCGCGCCGCGGCGCAAAGCGCGCTCGTGGTGGAAGAGACGACCCGGGCCCAGCGGGAGCGGGAGCTGAGGGACGCCTCGGCCGCGATGGACTGGTATGCGGAGCGCGGGCGGCTTGTGGCGTCCGAGCACGAGGCCTCGGAGACATTGGCCCGGGCGGAGAAAGAGGTGGAGGCCGCGGCGCCCCGGGAAGCCCTGCTCGCGCGGGTTCGCGCCGCTGAAGCCTTCCGGGCTCCGGTGCTCTCGGCCGACGCCGCTGGGCGCGTGCTGGCGGAAGCCTCGGGCGTGCAGGCGTCGAGGGCGGCGGAGGCAGAAAAAATCCTGCGAGCGGTGGAGGGGAGGCAGGACGAACTGCGGCAGGCGGAGCTGGCGCGCTCGGCGGCGATGACGGACGAGGCCACCCTGGCGCCGACATTGATCGAGGCGGCGCGGCTGGATGCACAGCTGGTCATGGAGCGCCGGGACTCGCACGAGGCGTCTCAGCGGGCGGAGTCTTCCCGGGCGGACGAGGCGCGCCAGCGGGCGGCGCTGGTGGACCTCTCCAAGCAAGAAGAGACGGCCCGAGGGGCGGCGGAAGCGGCCCGGACGTGGCTGTCCAGCCAGCCACGCTTGGAGGCGATCTCCAAGGAGTGGCCTCGCTGGGAGGCGGAGTTGCTCCGGTACGAGCGTGCGGTCGGCTCGGAGCGAGAGGCCCGCCTTGTGGCCACGCAGAAGAGCACCGAGGTGAAGGGCCTGCGGGAGGCCACGGAGCAGCGGCGCCAGGGGCGGGATGCGCATCTGGCGTCCCTGGAGTTGGCGCAGGCCACGGCGGTCCAAGCCGAGGCCGCCGTGGGCGAGGACGCAGGCGCGGCCCGGCGTGCTTTGAGAGAATCCCTGCTCGTGCGGCAAGAGATGCTGCGGAGCTTGGGGACCGCCCGGGCTGGCGTTGTCTCGGAGGCCGTGGCGGAGCGGGAAGCCTTTACGGAGGTGGAAGGGGCCCGGCGTGAAGCGGAGGCCGCGAAGGCAGAAGCGCGTGACGCGGCCGCTCGGCGAGGGGGGCTGGAGGCGTCGTGGACCGAGGCGCGGCGGGCCCTCACCCAGGCCCAGTCAGCGCAGGGGTTCGCTTCCCACCGGGCCGCGTTGAAGGAGGGGGAGGCGTGTCCGCTGTGTGGGGCGAAGGAACATCCCTATGGCCGGGCGGAAGCGGCGCTGGATGGGCTCGTGGTGGCAGCCTCCGCGCGTGTCGAGACGCTGGAGTCGGAGCGGGCTCGGACGGAGCGCGTGGAGGCCGCGGCGCTCGCGCGGGAGCAGGGCGCGCGTGCCCGGGAAGCCCAGGCGGAAAGCCGGAGGAACGCCATCGGACTTCGGCTCGTGGGACACCGCGACGGGTGGGCCGCTGCGCGTGCGCGGCTGGAGGCCCCCTTGCCCCCCGAAGTCCCGGAGCATGAGGCGGCCTCGGCCTGGTTGGACGGTGCCTTGAAGGAGGTCCTCGCCCGGCTTGCCTCGGTGCGGGCGGATGAGGAGGTCGCGGAGCAGCGGGCCCGGGCGGCGAAGGAGGCCCGCGCCGCGCTGGAGTCCTGGCGCGCGAAGCTGGAAGCGGCGGGAGAGGCGCTGCGGCGGGCGGAGGAGGCGCTCACCGAGGCCGAGCGGGGCTTGCAGCAGGCGGAGCGCGAGGCCGCGCAGGCCGCGCAGAGCCGTCGGCAGGCCATCGTGGATCTGGAGCCCGCCTTCACGGGCTGGGGAGATTGGGAGGCCCGGCTCGCGGAGGATCCATCGAGATTCCGCAAGCGCGGTTCGGAGCAGGTGGCCAAGTGGCATGCCCACCAGGACGCCCTGAAGGCTGCTCAGGAGCGCGAGGCCGAGGGGCGCCAGGCCCGGGCCGCCGCCGAGGCCAAGGCGGAGACGCTGCGGAGCGTGGCCGAGGGGCATGCCGCCGCTGAGCAGCGCGCGGCAGAGGCCCTCCAGCGCACCCAGGCCGAGCGCGCGAAGGTGCTGAACGGACGCCCCACCGAGGAAGTCCGTGCGCGGCTCCGGGCCGCCGTGGACGCCGCCACTGGGGCGTTCGAGAAGGCCCGGGAGCAGGCGGAGGCCGCGGCCCGGGAGGCCGCGGTGGCCAAGGCGCGCGCCGAGGAGGCGGTGAAGGCCCGTGCGTCGGCGGCCGAAGCGCATGCACAGGCCCAGGCCTCGCTCGATGGGTTGCTTCAGGGCCAGGGGCTGGCACTGGACGAGGTGCGCGCCTCGCTGGCGCGGGGAGCCGCCTGGTGCGAGGCCGAGGCCCGTGCGCTGGAGGAGTGCCGCAAGGCGCATGAGCGTGCCCGGACGGTGCTCGACGAGCGCCGGGGCTGGCGCGCACGGCACGAGGCCTCCGCGTCCCCCGCGTTGCCCGAGCCTGAAGTGGGAGCTGTCCTGGAGCAGGCCCGCACGCAGGTGGAAGCGCACCGGGCCAACGCGGCACGGTGGAAGGCCCGGCTCGATCAGGACCACGAAGCCCGGGAGCGGCATGGCGCACAGGAGCGCGTGCTGGAGGAGCGGCGCCGCGCCGCTGGGGTGTGGAAGACGTTGCACGAGCTCATCGGCTCGGCGGACGGAAAGAAGTTCAAGGTGTTCGCCCAGAGCCTCACGCTGGACGCGCTGCTGCTCCATGCCAACGCCCACCTCCAGGAGTTGGCCCGGCGCTACAGGCTGATGCGCGTGCCTGGGCATGACCTGGACCTTCAGGTGGTGGATCAAGACATGGGGGACGAGGTCCGGGCCGTCGCGAGCCTGTCGGGGGGCGAATCGTTCCTCGTCTCGCTGGCGCTGGCGTTGGGGTTGGCCTCGCTTTCCTCGGAGACCGCCCAGGTGGAGACGCTCTTCATCGACGAGGGCTTCGGGACGCTGGATCCCCAGACGCTGGAGGTGGCGCTGGCCACGCTCGATGCGCTCCAGGCGACGGGCCGCCAGGTGGGGATCATCTCCCACGTGTCCGGACTGGCCGAGCGCATCGGCGTTCAGGTGCGCGTGGTGAAGCAGGGCGGTGGGCGCAGCCGCCTCGTGGTGGAGGCGGACCTGGGCCTGGGCGCCCTGCCCACGGTGAAGTCAGGACAGCGGGTGGCGTGA
- a CDS encoding TIGR02266 family protein — MPTFSLAALWNASAIPGHVAGIVEAIEELLPSTQPVAITVALRENEAHLELKLEMTTFPRLEMDRFSWEIKASKGTLVELWRLPKAERDAFRAAAFSGNVITAPDYFTAARTLQEHLEGIIARDRRPVQMPVVVPPAAQRAPAQAPAPADEPLAEAVDEPLVPGEEVEEEPLEPIEELEEEPLEPIEEVADEPIAEVADEPIAEVADEPIAEALDEPMGEALDEPIAAVETYRAPVTEPPAGPELRRAKRFPVMLEMEFRSELDFVREHATNISNGGLFVRTAHRPPIDTIVKVDVRLPNGESLQGEAMVVHLVDDPYKGGVGLAFLTDDPSFAQTLDDYLASLAGPS, encoded by the coding sequence GTGCCAACCTTCAGTCTCGCAGCGTTGTGGAACGCTTCCGCCATTCCCGGCCATGTGGCCGGCATCGTGGAAGCCATCGAGGAGCTGTTGCCCTCGACGCAGCCCGTCGCCATCACCGTGGCGTTGCGTGAGAACGAAGCCCACCTCGAGCTCAAGCTGGAGATGACCACCTTCCCCCGGCTCGAAATGGACCGGTTCTCGTGGGAGATCAAAGCAAGCAAGGGAACGCTCGTGGAGTTGTGGCGTCTGCCCAAGGCGGAGCGAGACGCGTTCCGGGCTGCCGCCTTCTCCGGCAACGTCATCACCGCGCCTGACTACTTCACCGCCGCGCGCACCCTCCAAGAGCACCTCGAGGGCATCATCGCCCGCGACCGGCGGCCCGTGCAGATGCCCGTGGTCGTCCCTCCCGCGGCACAGCGGGCTCCCGCGCAGGCTCCCGCCCCGGCCGATGAGCCCCTGGCGGAGGCAGTGGACGAGCCGCTCGTTCCCGGCGAGGAAGTCGAGGAAGAACCGCTCGAGCCCATCGAAGAGTTGGAGGAAGAGCCCCTCGAGCCCATCGAGGAGGTGGCCGACGAGCCCATCGCGGAGGTGGCCGACGAGCCCATCGCGGAGGTGGCCGACGAGCCCATCGCGGAGGCCCTCGATGAGCCCATGGGCGAAGCCCTCGACGAGCCCATCGCGGCCGTGGAGACCTACCGGGCGCCGGTCACCGAGCCGCCCGCGGGCCCCGAGCTGCGCCGCGCCAAGCGCTTTCCCGTCATGCTGGAGATGGAGTTCCGCTCCGAGCTGGACTTCGTCCGGGAGCACGCCACGAACATCTCCAACGGCGGCCTCTTCGTGCGCACCGCCCACCGGCCGCCCATCGACACCATCGTCAAGGTGGACGTGAGGCTGCCCAATGGCGAGAGCCTCCAGGGAGAGGCCATGGTGGTCCACCTGGTGGATGATCCCTACAAGGGCGGGGTGGGCCTGGCCTTCCTCACCGACGATCCCTCCTTCGCGCAGACGCTGGACGACTACCTGGCGAGCCTCGCCGGGCCCAGCTAG